The following proteins come from a genomic window of Pseudomonas cichorii:
- the tcyN gene encoding L-cystine ABC transporter ATP-binding protein TcyN — MIVVENLTKEFKGQQVLKGIDLRIESGEVVAIIGPSGSGKTTLLRCLNLLETPTSGTIRVGDIQIDGSRALSQQQGLIRQLRQQVGFVFQNFNLFPHRTALENVIEGPVVVKKIAKEKAEALARQLLAKVGLSGKEDSYPRRLSGGQQQRVAIARALAMEPEVILFDEPTSALDPELVGEVLTAIRALAEENRTMVIVTHEMSFARDVANRVIFIDKGVIVEQGEAKALFANPREERTRQFLERTRA, encoded by the coding sequence ATGATCGTGGTTGAAAACCTCACCAAGGAATTCAAAGGCCAGCAAGTGCTCAAGGGCATCGACCTGCGCATCGAGTCCGGGGAAGTCGTGGCAATCATCGGCCCCAGCGGTTCGGGGAAAACCACGCTGCTGCGTTGCCTGAACCTGCTGGAAACCCCCACCAGCGGCACGATCAGGGTGGGTGACATCCAGATTGATGGCAGTCGTGCCTTGAGCCAGCAACAGGGCCTTATCCGCCAGTTGCGTCAGCAGGTCGGGTTCGTGTTCCAGAACTTCAATCTCTTTCCCCATCGCACAGCGCTGGAGAACGTCATCGAAGGCCCGGTGGTGGTCAAGAAGATTGCCAAGGAAAAGGCCGAGGCCCTGGCTCGGCAGTTGCTGGCCAAGGTCGGACTGTCCGGCAAGGAAGATTCCTACCCGCGCCGTCTGTCAGGCGGTCAGCAGCAACGGGTCGCGATTGCCCGGGCATTGGCCATGGAGCCTGAGGTCATTCTCTTCGACGAACCCACCTCTGCGCTGGACCCGGAACTGGTCGGCGAAGTGCTGACCGCCATTCGGGCACTGGCCGAGGAAAACCGCACCATGGTCATCGTCACGCACGAGATGAGCTTTGCGCGGGATGTGGCCAATCGGGTGATTTTCATCGACAAGGGCGTGATCGTTGAGCAGGGAGAAGCAAAAGCCTTGTTTGCCAACCCCAGAGAAGAACGTACCAGGCAATTTCTGGAACGTACCAGAGCCTGA
- the tcyL gene encoding cystine ABC transporter permease — MIEESLKLIADSAPFLLKGAYYTVVLSLGGMFFGLLLGFGLALMRLSRFRLVSWPARVYVSFFRGTPLLVQLFVIYYGLPQLGVELDPLPAALIGFSLNMAAYACEILRAAIGAVDRGQWEAAASIGMTRWQTMRRAILPQAARTALPPLGNSFISLVKDTALAATIQVPELFRQAQLITARTFEIFTMYLAAALIYWVLASLLAHLQNRLEARVNRHDLET, encoded by the coding sequence ATGATCGAAGAGAGCCTAAAGCTCATAGCGGACTCTGCGCCCTTTCTGCTCAAGGGCGCGTACTACACGGTCGTTCTCAGCCTGGGCGGGATGTTTTTCGGATTGCTGCTGGGCTTCGGCCTGGCACTGATGCGTCTGTCGCGCTTCAGGCTGGTGAGCTGGCCGGCACGTGTCTACGTGTCGTTTTTCCGCGGTACACCGCTGCTCGTGCAACTGTTCGTGATCTATTACGGCCTGCCACAACTGGGGGTCGAACTGGATCCGCTGCCTGCAGCGCTGATCGGCTTTTCGTTGAACATGGCGGCCTACGCCTGTGAAATCCTGCGCGCCGCCATCGGCGCAGTGGATCGCGGGCAATGGGAAGCGGCTGCCAGTATCGGCATGACCCGCTGGCAGACCATGCGCCGGGCGATCCTTCCGCAAGCAGCACGTACGGCCCTGCCACCGCTGGGCAACAGTTTCATTTCTCTGGTCAAGGACACGGCCCTGGCCGCTACGATTCAGGTGCCGGAGTTGTTCCGTCAGGCGCAACTGATCACCGCACGGACCTTTGAAATTTTCACCATGTACCTTGCCGCCGCGCTGATCTACTGGGTCCTAGCATCGCTGCTCGCGCACCTGCAAAACCGTCTTGAAGCGAGGGTCAATCGGCATGATCTGGAGACCTGA
- the tcyJ gene encoding cystine ABC transporter substrate-binding protein, whose translation MNISAIRRTFLFSALSLVLGTGIAGQAMAGEQLQKIKDSGTLNVGLEGTYPPFSFVDENGKLTGFEVELSEALAKELGVKAKVQPTKWDGILAALESKRLDVVINQVTISEERKKKYDFSQPYTISGLQALTQKKNADTIKTPQDLAGKKVGVGLGTNYEQWIKTNVPTAIVKTYDDDPTKFQDLRVGRIDAILVDRLAALEIAAKTKDAFGVAGAPFSRQESGIALRKGEPELLDAINKAIDKLRADGTLGKLSQKYFNADVTK comes from the coding sequence ATGAACATTTCCGCTATTCGTCGCACGTTTCTCTTCTCGGCTCTGAGCCTGGTGCTCGGCACCGGTATTGCCGGGCAAGCCATGGCCGGCGAACAACTGCAAAAGATCAAGGACAGCGGCACGCTCAATGTGGGCCTGGAAGGCACTTATCCACCGTTCAGCTTCGTGGACGAAAACGGCAAGCTCACCGGCTTTGAAGTCGAGCTTTCCGAAGCTCTGGCCAAGGAACTGGGCGTCAAGGCCAAGGTACAACCGACCAAATGGGACGGTATCCTCGCGGCTCTGGAATCCAAGCGTCTGGATGTGGTGATCAACCAGGTGACCATTTCCGAAGAGCGCAAGAAAAAGTACGACTTCTCCCAGCCCTACACCATCTCCGGCCTGCAGGCGCTGACCCAGAAGAAGAACGCAGACACCATCAAGACGCCTCAGGATCTGGCGGGCAAGAAAGTCGGCGTAGGCCTGGGCACCAACTATGAGCAGTGGATCAAGACCAATGTCCCGACGGCCATCGTCAAGACCTACGACGATGATCCGACCAAGTTTCAGGACCTGCGTGTAGGCCGTATCGACGCCATTCTGGTCGACCGTCTGGCTGCTCTGGAAATCGCTGCCAAGACCAAGGATGCCTTTGGTGTCGCGGGCGCTCCGTTTTCCCGTCAGGAATCCGGTATTGCCCTGCGCAAGGGCGAGCCTGAATTGCTGGACGCCATCAACAAGGCAATCGACAAGCTGCGTGCTGACGGCACTCTGGGCAAACTGTCGCAAAAGTACTTCAACGCTGATGTGACCAAATGA
- a CDS encoding D-cysteine desulfhydrase, producing the protein MIKKQLARFNRLDLIDAPTPLEKLERLSTWAGRDIYIKRDDTTTLALGGNKVRKLEYLAADALAQGADTLITAGAIQSNHVRQTAALAARLGLGCVALLENPIGTEDTNYLHNGNRLLLDLFDAKVELVENLDNADEQLQALAARLRTSGKKPYLVPIGGSSAVGALGYVRAGLELAEQIKQTGLDFSAVVLASGSAGTHSGLALALAEQLPELPVIGVTVSRSEEAQFPKVQGLAERTAELLDIALPPAFKVQLWDEYFGPRYGEPNAGTLSAIKLVASHEGLLLDPVYTGKAMAGLLDGIGRQRFNDGPLVFLHTGGAPALFAYPDVFSG; encoded by the coding sequence ATGATCAAAAAACAGCTGGCTCGTTTCAATCGCCTCGACCTGATCGACGCTCCCACTCCACTGGAAAAGCTTGAGCGCCTGTCGACCTGGGCGGGCCGCGATATCTACATCAAGCGCGATGACACCACGACCCTCGCGCTGGGCGGCAACAAGGTGCGCAAACTGGAATACCTGGCCGCCGATGCGCTGGCACAGGGTGCCGACACGCTGATTACCGCTGGCGCCATCCAGTCCAACCATGTGCGCCAGACCGCAGCACTGGCCGCTCGTCTGGGGCTGGGTTGTGTCGCGCTGCTGGAAAACCCCATCGGCACCGAAGACACCAATTACCTGCACAACGGCAATCGCCTGCTGCTGGATCTGTTCGACGCCAAGGTCGAGCTGGTGGAAAACCTCGATAACGCCGACGAGCAACTGCAAGCCCTGGCTGCTCGCCTGCGCACCAGTGGCAAGAAGCCTTATCTGGTACCGATTGGCGGCTCCAGTGCCGTAGGCGCGCTGGGTTATGTGCGTGCCGGACTGGAACTGGCAGAGCAGATCAAACAGACCGGCCTGGACTTTTCCGCCGTGGTGCTGGCCTCCGGCAGCGCGGGCACACACAGCGGCCTGGCCCTGGCTCTGGCTGAGCAGTTGCCGGAACTGCCGGTGATTGGCGTAACCGTTTCCCGTAGCGAAGAAGCCCAGTTTCCCAAGGTTCAGGGCCTGGCCGAGCGTACGGCAGAATTGCTGGATATCGCCCTGCCGCCAGCCTTCAAGGTGCAACTATGGGACGAATACTTCGGTCCACGCTATGGTGAACCGAACGCTGGCACGCTCTCGGCAATCAAACTGGTAGCCAGCCACGAAGGTCTGTTACTGGATCCGGTCTATACCGGCAAAGCCATGGCGGGCCTGCTCGACGGCATCGGGCGTCAGCGTTTCAATGATGGGCCGCTGGTCTTCCTGCACACCGGCGGAGCGCCAGCGTTGTTCGCATATCCGGATGTGTTCAGCGGCTGA
- the epsC gene encoding serine O-acetyltransferase EpsC: MSDIPEAPASGRSSHWQLQRIVSQLRTAREDWRTRNRRVSGEHGGRELPSRAAMGEILEALSGALFPMRLGPVDLREESEDFYVGHTLDVALNALLAQARLELRYVAHQQGSGTQGIDERALELIQDFATALPGIRLLLDTDVLAAYHGDPAARSVDEVLLCYPGILAVIHHRLAHHLYRAGLPLLARISSEIAHSSTGIDIHPGAQIGPSFFIDHGTGVVIGETAIIGERVRIYQAVTLGAKRFPADEDGQLQKGHARHPIVEDDVVIYAGATILGRITIGKGSTIGGNVWLTRSVPAGCNLTQANLLQQDDGTQK, from the coding sequence GTGAGCGATATTCCAGAAGCACCTGCCTCGGGCCGCTCCAGCCATTGGCAGTTGCAGCGCATCGTCAGCCAGTTGCGCACCGCGCGTGAAGACTGGCGTACTCGCAACAGGCGGGTGAGCGGTGAGCATGGTGGTCGGGAGCTGCCTTCCCGGGCGGCCATGGGCGAGATTCTCGAAGCCTTGAGCGGCGCTTTGTTCCCGATGCGTCTGGGGCCGGTAGATCTACGCGAAGAAAGCGAGGATTTCTACGTCGGCCATACCCTGGACGTGGCACTCAATGCGCTCCTTGCTCAGGCACGGCTGGAGTTGCGTTACGTGGCCCATCAGCAGGGCAGCGGGACTCAGGGGATCGACGAGCGGGCACTGGAGCTGATTCAGGATTTCGCCACGGCCTTGCCAGGCATTCGTCTGCTGCTCGATACCGATGTGCTGGCGGCCTATCACGGCGACCCGGCGGCGCGCAGTGTGGATGAAGTTCTGTTGTGCTATCCGGGGATTCTTGCGGTGATCCATCATCGGCTGGCGCATCACCTGTATCGGGCCGGCCTGCCTCTGTTGGCGCGCATCAGCTCGGAAATCGCCCATTCCTCCACCGGTATCGATATCCATCCCGGCGCGCAGATCGGCCCTAGCTTCTTCATCGACCATGGCACTGGCGTCGTGATTGGCGAAACGGCCATTATCGGCGAGCGGGTCAGAATCTATCAGGCTGTAACGCTGGGCGCCAAGCGCTTCCCGGCGGACGAAGATGGCCAGTTGCAGAAAGGCCATGCTCGCCACCCGATTGTCGAAGACGATGTGGTGATCTATGCCGGTGCAACCATTCTGGGGCGCATCACCATCGGCAAGGGTTCGACCATCGGCGGCAACGTCTGGCTGACCCGTAGCGTCCCGGCGGGCTGCAACCTGACCCAGGCCAACCTGCTGCAACAGGACGACGGAACTCAGAAGTAA
- the betT gene encoding choline BCCT transporter BetT encodes MNAPVFYFAASVILIFGVTVIALPEASGEWLLAAQNWAANTVGWYYMLAMTLYLVFVVVTALSGYGKIKLGADHDEPEFSYLSWAGMLFAAGISITLFFFCVSEPLTHMLQPPQGEGSTTESARQAMQLLFLHWGLHGWGVFAFVGMALAYFAYRHNLPLALRSALYPLIGKRINGPIGYAVDGFGIIATIFGLGADMGFGVLHLNSGLDYLFGVSHTQWIQVGLITLMMGAAILVAVSGVDKGVRVMSDINMLLACALLLFVLFAGPTQHLLNTLVQNIGDYLGALPTKSFDVYAYSSDAKGWLGGWTVFYWAWWIAWAPFVGLFIARISRGRTIREFVFGVLLIPLGFTLAWMSIFGNSAIEQVLNHGMTALGQSAIDDPSMTLYLLLETYPWSKTVIAVTVFISFVFFVTSADSGTVVLSTLSAKGGGPDEDGPKWLRVFWGVATAVITSGLLFSGSIDALKSAVVLTSLPFSLILLLMMWGLHKAFFLETQRQIAQTYSLAPASGARRGGWRQRLSQAVHYPSRDEVYRFLDQTVRPAIEEVTAVFVEKGLSVDTQPDPSNDSVSLEIGHGEERPFIYHVQMKGFFTPSFARGGMGSKQLNNRRYYRAEVHLSEGSQDYDLVGYTKEQVINDILDQYERHMQFLHLVR; translated from the coding sequence ATGAATGCTCCGGTGTTCTACTTTGCCGCGAGCGTCATCCTGATCTTCGGCGTCACCGTGATCGCCCTCCCCGAGGCCAGCGGCGAATGGTTATTGGCAGCGCAGAACTGGGCGGCCAATACGGTCGGCTGGTATTACATGTTGGCCATGACGCTGTATCTGGTCTTCGTGGTGGTCACCGCCTTGTCTGGCTACGGCAAGATCAAGCTCGGTGCCGACCACGACGAGCCCGAGTTCAGCTATCTGTCATGGGCGGGCATGTTGTTTGCCGCCGGGATCAGCATCACGCTGTTCTTCTTCTGTGTTTCCGAACCCCTGACCCACATGCTGCAACCGCCGCAGGGCGAGGGCAGCACCACTGAGTCCGCACGTCAGGCCATGCAGTTGCTGTTCCTGCACTGGGGCCTGCATGGCTGGGGCGTATTTGCCTTCGTCGGTATGGCGCTGGCGTATTTCGCTTACCGTCACAACCTGCCGCTGGCCTTGCGCTCGGCGTTGTATCCGCTGATCGGCAAGCGCATCAACGGCCCTATCGGCTATGCCGTCGATGGCTTTGGCATCATCGCGACCATCTTTGGTCTTGGTGCCGATATGGGATTCGGCGTGCTGCACCTCAACTCGGGTCTGGATTACCTGTTCGGTGTTTCCCATACCCAATGGATTCAGGTCGGGTTGATCACGCTGATGATGGGCGCAGCCATCCTGGTGGCTGTCTCGGGCGTCGACAAGGGCGTGCGGGTCATGTCCGACATCAACATGCTGCTCGCCTGCGCACTGCTGCTGTTCGTCCTGTTCGCCGGCCCGACTCAACACCTGCTCAACACGCTGGTGCAGAACATCGGTGACTACCTGGGCGCGCTGCCGACCAAGAGTTTCGATGTCTATGCCTACAGCAGCGACGCCAAGGGCTGGCTGGGCGGCTGGACAGTGTTCTACTGGGCCTGGTGGATTGCGTGGGCGCCTTTTGTCGGCCTGTTCATTGCGCGTATTTCCCGTGGCCGGACCATTCGCGAGTTTGTCTTTGGTGTGCTGCTGATTCCGTTGGGTTTCACGCTTGCCTGGATGTCGATATTCGGTAACAGCGCCATCGAGCAAGTGCTCAACCACGGCATGACTGCGCTGGGACAATCAGCCATCGATGATCCGTCGATGACCCTGTACCTGCTGCTGGAAACCTATCCATGGAGCAAGACTGTCATTGCGGTGACGGTGTTCATCAGCTTTGTCTTCTTCGTCACCTCGGCGGACTCGGGCACCGTAGTGCTGTCCACCCTGTCGGCCAAGGGCGGCGGCCCGGACGAAGATGGTCCGAAATGGCTGCGCGTGTTCTGGGGCGTGGCGACGGCGGTGATTACCAGCGGGTTGCTGTTCTCCGGCAGCATCGATGCGCTGAAGTCCGCCGTTGTGCTGACCTCGCTGCCGTTCTCGCTGATTCTGCTGCTGATGATGTGGGGGCTGCACAAAGCCTTCTTCTTGGAAACCCAGCGCCAGATCGCCCAGACCTATTCCCTGGCCCCGGCTTCCGGTGCGCGACGTGGCGGCTGGAGACAGCGCTTGAGCCAGGCCGTGCATTATCCGTCGCGTGATGAGGTCTATCGCTTCCTCGACCAGACCGTACGCCCTGCGATTGAAGAAGTGACGGCGGTGTTCGTTGAGAAAGGCCTGAGTGTCGACACTCAACCCGATCCATCCAACGACTCCGTCAGCCTGGAAATCGGCCACGGCGAAGAACGCCCGTTCATTTACCATGTGCAGATGAAAGGCTTCTTCACCCCGTCATTCGCCCGCGGCGGCATGGGCTCGAAACAACTGAACAACCGTCGTTACTACCGAGCCGAAGTCCACTTGAGCGAAGGCAGCCAGGACTACGACCTGGTGGGCTACACCAAGGAACAGGTCATCAACGACATACTGGACCAGTACGAACGGCATATGCAGTTTTTGCATTTGGTGAGGTAG
- a CDS encoding LacI family DNA-binding transcriptional regulator, translating into MADDIPATRKRRGAGRVTITGVAKQAGVSAITVSRYFNQPDQVSPELRERIAAAVNQLGYVPNLVAGGLASARSRVVAMVIPNISGPIFANTIQGFSDTLSKHGFQLLLASSYFSTEQEESAVRAFLGWSPAALVLTSRFHSAATEKMIEQADIPVIETWDHQPGRSPIQIGFSHYDVGVSATRYLHGKGYRRIAFVQNSMAGDFSALERRDGYIATLETFGLKPRVFVPAEGMAPFEAGKQAMDTLMNGPDKPDAIFFANDNLAAGGLLASQRAGLQIPKDCAVMGFGDYAFAQMMMPSLSTIKPPALEIGVLAAQRVLESLGVLPLEGEIQRLNLLDCSLVEREST; encoded by the coding sequence ATGGCTGACGACATCCCTGCGACACGCAAACGCCGAGGCGCAGGCCGCGTGACCATCACAGGCGTGGCAAAGCAGGCAGGTGTTTCGGCCATTACCGTGTCGCGTTATTTCAACCAGCCGGATCAGGTTTCCCCCGAACTGCGCGAACGCATCGCCGCAGCGGTCAATCAACTGGGCTATGTACCCAATCTGGTGGCAGGAGGTCTGGCATCGGCACGCAGCCGGGTCGTAGCCATGGTGATTCCCAACATCTCGGGTCCGATCTTCGCCAATACAATCCAGGGTTTCAGTGACACCTTGAGCAAGCACGGCTTCCAGTTGCTGCTGGCCTCCAGCTACTTCTCCACCGAACAGGAAGAAAGCGCGGTAAGGGCATTTCTGGGTTGGTCACCGGCAGCGCTGGTGCTGACCAGTCGCTTTCACAGTGCTGCCACGGAGAAAATGATCGAGCAGGCGGATATCCCGGTGATCGAAACCTGGGACCACCAGCCAGGCCGCAGCCCGATCCAGATCGGGTTCTCGCATTACGACGTGGGCGTCAGCGCTACCCGCTATCTGCATGGCAAAGGCTACCGACGCATCGCCTTCGTGCAGAACAGCATGGCAGGTGACTTCAGCGCCCTTGAACGCCGTGACGGCTACATCGCCACATTGGAAACCTTCGGCCTCAAGCCAAGGGTGTTCGTCCCGGCGGAAGGAATGGCCCCTTTCGAGGCTGGCAAACAGGCGATGGATACACTCATGAACGGCCCGGACAAACCCGACGCCATCTTCTTCGCCAACGACAACCTGGCCGCCGGTGGATTGCTCGCCAGCCAGCGTGCAGGCCTGCAAATACCAAAGGACTGCGCCGTCATGGGATTTGGCGACTACGCCTTCGCGCAAATGATGATGCCGAGCCTCAGCACCATCAAACCACCCGCTCTGGAAATCGGCGTCCTGGCTGCACAGCGCGTACTGGAAAGCCTCGGCGTACTGCCGCTGGAAGGGGAAATACAGCGACTGAACCTGCTCGATTGCAGCCTGGTTGAGCGGGAAAGTACGTGA
- a CDS encoding TonB-dependent receptor: MHTTLGDSVKHNLLAQAIGQANTARGRRCGMLLMSLAALPLAPAMAETEATQNAEAPTLKAVTVTATRREESLQKVPVAVSVVEGEQLERDNRNGVSSIVQQIPTLNFRTGASNKDTSLFIRGVGTISTSPGVEPTVATVIDGVVLGRPGQATLDLLDLERIEVLRGPQGTLFGKNASAGVLNVVTKAPTEETHGYIDQSYFSGNESRTRFGIGGSLIPQTLKGSITTLFGSYDGNVDNKLNGHEVNGYNRKGARGKLEFTPNDDITFTLIADYMQAHDDAPNGVVSKSLTSAFSSALSPVRADSDNRDVNSDYRSHVDDVNKGLSGQLDWKLGDYTLTSITAWRGWDNTQYQDGDRLGTITAAFPGTEDKGQLEYNQYSQELRLASPKGEFLEYVGGLFYMHGKSDETYQRTLITPTTQDRGVADYSTTSESYSVFGETTFNFTPDFRAIAGLRWTHDKLEYDHRRVSTSATTVSGIQPATSSSGTVDEDGKSGRLGLQYDLSDAVTTYVTYSRGYKGPAYNVFFNMQPRDTDALKPETSNTWEVGIKATSWNNRLTTNLAVFRSEYDNYQANFFDSVAGQVVTRLINAGSVSTEGVELDYALQATTNLKISGALAYTQARIDSFACPAGAAASCNVDGKTLPYSPDWKSYVRADYTIPLDNGLDIELGTDYSWQSEVQYDISQNADTKQGAYGIWNASVALADYNAGWRVALLGKNLADKSYSPMLATGGNYIYRAVPRDDERYFGVQLRKDF; encoded by the coding sequence ATGCACACAACACTTGGGGATAGCGTCAAACACAACCTTCTGGCGCAAGCCATCGGCCAGGCCAACACGGCGCGCGGACGTCGTTGCGGCATGCTGCTGATGAGCCTGGCGGCTTTGCCGCTGGCTCCGGCGATGGCTGAAACCGAAGCCACGCAGAACGCCGAGGCGCCCACGCTCAAGGCCGTCACCGTTACGGCCACGCGCCGCGAAGAGTCGTTGCAGAAAGTGCCTGTTGCGGTTTCCGTAGTCGAGGGCGAGCAACTGGAGCGCGACAACCGCAATGGTGTGTCCAGCATCGTGCAGCAGATCCCGACCCTGAACTTCCGCACCGGCGCTTCCAACAAGGACACCTCGCTGTTCATCCGTGGTGTGGGCACTATCTCCACATCGCCGGGCGTCGAGCCGACCGTTGCGACGGTCATCGACGGTGTCGTGCTCGGTCGTCCCGGCCAGGCAACCCTGGACCTGCTGGACCTGGAGCGCATCGAAGTCCTGCGCGGCCCTCAGGGCACGCTGTTCGGCAAGAACGCTTCGGCCGGTGTGCTCAACGTGGTCACCAAGGCGCCTACCGAAGAGACACATGGCTATATCGATCAGTCCTATTTCAGCGGCAATGAAAGCCGCACGCGCTTCGGTATTGGCGGCAGCCTGATCCCGCAGACCCTCAAGGGCTCGATCACGACCCTGTTCGGCAGCTACGACGGCAACGTCGACAACAAGCTCAACGGGCATGAAGTCAACGGCTATAACCGCAAGGGCGCACGGGGCAAGCTGGAATTCACCCCAAATGACGACATCACATTCACCCTGATCGCCGACTACATGCAGGCTCATGACGACGCGCCAAACGGCGTGGTCAGCAAGTCGCTGACGTCAGCGTTCAGCAGTGCCTTGTCACCGGTGCGGGCCGACAGCGACAACCGCGATGTGAACAGCGATTACCGCAGCCATGTGGACGACGTCAACAAAGGCTTGTCCGGCCAACTGGACTGGAAACTGGGCGACTACACCCTGACGTCCATCACGGCCTGGCGTGGCTGGGACAACACCCAGTATCAGGATGGTGACCGTCTGGGCACCATCACCGCCGCGTTCCCCGGCACTGAAGACAAGGGCCAACTGGAGTACAACCAGTATTCTCAGGAGTTGCGTCTGGCTTCGCCTAAAGGTGAGTTTCTGGAGTACGTCGGCGGCCTGTTCTACATGCATGGCAAGAGCGACGAAACCTATCAACGCACCCTGATCACTCCCACCACCCAGGACCGCGGCGTCGCCGACTACAGCACCACCAGCGAAAGCTACTCGGTATTTGGTGAAACCACGTTCAACTTCACGCCTGATTTTCGTGCCATTGCCGGTCTGCGCTGGACCCACGACAAGCTGGAATACGACCACCGTCGTGTCTCCACCTCGGCCACTACGGTCAGTGGCATTCAGCCGGCCACCAGCAGCTCGGGTACAGTGGATGAAGATGGCAAGTCCGGTCGCCTGGGTCTGCAATACGACCTCAGCGATGCGGTCACCACTTATGTCACCTACTCGCGTGGTTACAAGGGCCCGGCCTATAACGTGTTCTTCAACATGCAGCCACGTGATACCGATGCGCTCAAGCCGGAAACCTCCAACACCTGGGAAGTCGGCATCAAGGCCACCAGTTGGAACAATCGCCTGACCACCAACCTGGCCGTGTTCCGCAGCGAGTACGACAACTACCAGGCGAACTTCTTCGACAGTGTGGCCGGGCAAGTGGTAACGCGCCTGATCAACGCCGGCAGTGTCAGCACTGAAGGTGTCGAACTCGACTACGCCTTGCAGGCCACCACCAACCTGAAAATCTCCGGTGCCCTGGCTTACACCCAGGCGCGCATCGACAGTTTCGCGTGCCCTGCCGGTGCGGCGGCGTCCTGCAACGTCGATGGCAAGACTCTGCCCTACAGCCCTGACTGGAAAAGCTACGTTCGTGCCGACTACACCATCCCGCTGGATAACGGCCTGGATATCGAACTGGGTACCGATTACAGCTGGCAGAGTGAAGTGCAGTACGACATCAGCCAGAACGCCGACACCAAACAAGGCGCCTACGGTATCTGGAACGCCAGCGTTGCCCTGGCCGATTACAACGCAGGCTGGCGTGTCGCGTTGCTGGGCAAGAACCTGGCTGACAAGTCTTACTCGCCAATGCTGGCCACTGGCGGTAACTACATCTACCGTGCAGTACCACGTGATGACGAGCGTTATTTCGGTGTGCAGTTGCGTAAGGATTTTTGA
- a CDS encoding LLM class flavin-dependent oxidoreductase yields the protein MSESARQLKLGAFLMATGHHVAAWRHPDVPANAGLDIKHYKHLAKVAEAARFDALFVADSVAAATGDIASHMARSDHFEPLTLLSALSAVTEHIGLIATATTTYNEPYHVARKFASLDHLSGGRAGWNLVTSDAAAEAQNFGREEHVGHAERYSRAREFHQVVTGLWDSWADDAFVRDKASGEYYDPAKLHVLDHQGEHFKVKGPLNVARSPQGQPVVVQAGSSEVGRDLAAQTAEVVFTAQTSLADAQAFYADIKGRLKAYGRSAESLKIMPGVFIVVAETEAEAQATFESFQDLVDPHVGVALLGRMLGNFDLSGYPLDGPLPELPLTDSGQRSRQKLLTDLAEKENLNLAQLGRRIAGGRGHYSLIGTPVQIADELQTWFEQGAADGFNVLVPHLPGGLEDVARLLVPELQRRGLFRTEYEGSTLRENLGLQRPSNRFE from the coding sequence ATGAGCGAGTCCGCTCGTCAGTTGAAGTTAGGCGCGTTTCTGATGGCCACCGGGCACCACGTGGCGGCCTGGCGTCACCCGGATGTTCCGGCCAATGCGGGGCTTGATATCAAGCACTACAAGCATCTGGCCAAGGTGGCGGAGGCTGCACGGTTCGACGCGCTGTTCGTGGCCGACAGTGTGGCGGCCGCGACTGGAGATATCGCCAGTCACATGGCGCGCTCCGATCATTTCGAGCCGCTGACGCTGCTGTCGGCCCTGAGCGCGGTGACCGAGCACATCGGCCTGATTGCAACGGCGACCACGACCTATAACGAGCCTTACCACGTCGCCCGCAAGTTCGCCTCGCTGGATCATCTGTCTGGTGGGCGAGCCGGCTGGAATCTGGTGACGTCCGATGCTGCCGCCGAAGCTCAGAACTTTGGCCGTGAAGAACATGTGGGACACGCCGAGCGCTATAGCCGCGCCCGGGAGTTTCATCAGGTCGTGACCGGGCTCTGGGACAGTTGGGCGGACGATGCCTTTGTCCGCGACAAGGCCAGCGGGGAGTATTACGACCCTGCCAAGCTGCATGTGCTCGACCATCAGGGCGAACACTTCAAGGTCAAAGGCCCGCTGAATGTGGCGCGCTCTCCGCAAGGCCAGCCTGTCGTGGTGCAAGCGGGGTCTTCGGAGGTCGGGCGTGATCTGGCGGCGCAAACGGCGGAAGTGGTCTTCACGGCCCAGACGTCACTGGCCGATGCCCAGGCGTTCTACGCCGACATCAAGGGTCGGCTGAAGGCATACGGTCGCAGTGCCGAGTCGCTGAAGATCATGCCTGGTGTGTTTATCGTGGTGGCTGAAACCGAGGCCGAGGCTCAGGCAACATTCGAGTCGTTCCAGGATCTGGTCGACCCTCATGTGGGCGTGGCGTTGCTGGGCCGCATGCTGGGTAATTTCGACCTGTCGGGCTATCCGCTGGACGGACCGTTGCCGGAGCTGCCGTTGACCGACAGCGGCCAGCGCAGTCGGCAAAAGCTGCTGACCGATCTGGCCGAAAAGGAAAACCTGAACCTTGCGCAGTTGGGACGTCGCATCGCCGGTGGCCGAGGGCATTACAGCCTGATCGGCACGCCAGTGCAGATCGCCGATGAGCTACAGACCTGGTTCGAGCAAGGTGCTGCGGACGGCTTCAACGTGCTGGTGCCGCATTTACCGGGAGGCCTGGAAGATGTGGCTCGCCTGTTGGTGCCTGAGTTGCAACGCCGTGGCTTGTTCCGCACCGAATACGAAGGCTCGACCCTGCGTGAAAACCTCGGGCTGCAAAGACCGTCCAACCGGTTTGAGTAA